One genomic window of Bradyrhizobium sp. CCGE-LA001 includes the following:
- a CDS encoding transglycosylase SLT domain-containing protein, which yields MPAPLNAARGGHLIMSVDNFSATRTAGLDPTRARVAGAIKQASNVSGVSFQYMLTTAKMESDFNPTASATTSSAQGLYQFIDQTWLGTVKEAGPQLGYGNYADAITRTSSGTYTVDDPVKKRSIMKLRDDPEAASSMAAALTQSNSFKLTGLLGRRPSDSELYMAHFMGVGGAAKLIANAEDNPQAVGARLFPNAAAANRSIFYARDGSARSVSEVYSVLDARYASAANAKSTRSAMAMYGDTPSTTQVASASGVQPTAPVIDNAAYLQTFPNTRAATPVSATAPTSLADNAPSAPVFRSIYQPGDATQPVSTTVQKLWGNNASLTSVASATPDVRPPQPLDLFSDRSGTFSS from the coding sequence TTGCCGGCGCCGCTCAATGCCGCGCGGGGCGGGCACCTCATCATGTCGGTCGACAATTTCAGTGCGACGCGGACGGCGGGCCTCGATCCGACGCGCGCGCGCGTCGCCGGTGCCATCAAGCAGGCCTCGAACGTTTCCGGCGTCAGCTTCCAGTACATGCTGACCACGGCCAAGATGGAATCGGACTTCAATCCGACGGCCTCCGCCACCACCTCGTCCGCGCAGGGACTCTATCAGTTCATCGACCAGACCTGGCTCGGCACAGTGAAGGAGGCAGGTCCCCAACTCGGCTACGGCAACTACGCCGACGCCATCACCAGGACCTCGTCGGGCACCTACACCGTCGATGATCCCGTGAAGAAGCGCTCGATCATGAAGTTGCGCGATGATCCCGAGGCGGCATCGAGCATGGCCGCGGCGCTGACGCAGTCCAACAGCTTCAAGCTCACCGGCCTGCTCGGGCGCAGGCCGAGCGACAGCGAGCTCTACATGGCCCATTTCATGGGCGTTGGCGGCGCCGCGAAACTGATCGCCAATGCCGAGGACAATCCGCAGGCCGTCGGTGCGCGGCTGTTTCCCAACGCGGCCGCCGCCAACCGTTCGATCTTCTACGCCAGGGACGGTAGCGCCCGCAGCGTCTCGGAAGTCTATTCGGTACTGGATGCGCGTTACGCCAGCGCAGCAAACGCGAAATCGACGCGCAGCGCGATGGCGATGTATGGCGATACGCCCTCGACCACGCAGGTCGCGAGCGCCAGTGGCGTGCAGCCGACCGCGCCGGTGATCGACAACGCCGCCTATCTCCAGACCTTCCCGAATACGCGCGCGGCAACGCCCGTCAGCGCGACGGCGCCGACGAGCCTCGCCGACAATGCGCCGAGCGCACCGGTATTTCGCTCGATCTACCAGCCCGGCGACGCCACCCAGCCGGTCTCGACCACCGTGCAGAAATTATGGGGCAACAACGCCTCACTGACATCAGTCGCCTCCGCGACGCCGGATGTCCGCCCGCCGCAACCGCTCGATCTCTTCAGCGATCGCAGCGGCACATTCTCGAGCTGA
- the hisI gene encoding phosphoribosyl-AMP cyclohydrolase, with protein sequence MSAHSHEIEEGLSFQPRFDASGLVTCVATDVASGDVLMVAHMNEEALRKTIATGEAWYFSRSRNALWRKGETSGQTQRVVEMRTDCDQDAVWIRVEQIGAACHTGRRSCFYRKVEEAGGGAKLVFADAERLFDPSDVYKK encoded by the coding sequence GTGTCCGCTCACTCCCATGAGATCGAGGAAGGGTTGTCCTTCCAGCCGCGCTTCGACGCCAGCGGCCTCGTGACCTGCGTCGCGACCGACGTCGCGAGCGGCGACGTGCTCATGGTCGCCCACATGAACGAGGAGGCGCTGCGCAAGACGATTGCCACGGGCGAGGCCTGGTACTTCAGCCGTTCGCGCAATGCGTTGTGGCGAAAAGGTGAGACGTCAGGTCAGACCCAGCGCGTGGTCGAGATGCGCACCGATTGCGACCAGGACGCGGTCTGGATCCGCGTCGAGCAGATCGGCGCGGCCTGCCACACCGGGCGGCGGTCGTGCTTCTACCGCAAGGTCGAGGAAGCGGGCGGGGGAGCGAAGCTGGTCTTCGCCGATGCCGAGCGGCTGTTCGATCCCAGCGACGTCTACAAGAAATAG
- the folE gene encoding GTP cyclohydrolase I FolE translates to MDAAIKSIRPNKPSDRQPESRPAELDPAEFLAAAVRADQPRPARAEAEAAVKTLLAYIGENTEREGLLDTPRRVVEAFDELYQGYHQCPAEVLDRTFGETAGYDDFVLVRDIEFTSQCEHHMMPFYGKAHIAYTPVERVVGLSKLARLTDIFARRLQTQEHLTAQIAAAIDEILKPRGVAVLIEAEHTCMSVRGVAKHGASTFTSRFTGMFRDNPAEQARFLSLVRGLQR, encoded by the coding sequence ATGGACGCTGCGATCAAATCCATCCGCCCCAACAAGCCCTCCGACCGGCAGCCCGAGAGCCGCCCGGCCGAGCTCGATCCCGCCGAATTCCTCGCGGCCGCCGTCCGCGCCGACCAGCCGCGCCCGGCCCGTGCCGAGGCGGAAGCGGCGGTGAAGACGCTGCTCGCCTATATCGGCGAGAACACCGAGCGCGAGGGCTTGCTCGATACGCCGCGCCGCGTGGTCGAGGCCTTCGACGAGCTTTATCAGGGCTATCACCAATGCCCGGCCGAGGTCCTGGACCGCACTTTCGGCGAGACCGCCGGCTATGATGATTTCGTCCTGGTGCGCGACATCGAGTTCACCTCGCAATGCGAGCATCACATGATGCCGTTCTACGGCAAGGCACATATCGCCTATACGCCGGTGGAGCGCGTCGTCGGCCTGTCCAAGCTCGCGCGGCTGACCGACATCTTCGCCCGCCGGCTTCAGACCCAGGAGCATCTGACGGCGCAGATCGCGGCTGCCATCGACGAGATCCTCAAGCCGCGCGGCGTCGCGGTGCTGATCGAGGCCGAGCATACCTGCATGTCGGTGCGCGGCGTCGCCAAGCATGGTGCCTCCACCTTCACCAGCCGTTTCACCGGCATGTTCCGCGACAATCCGGCAGAGCAGGCCCGTTTCCTGTCCCTGGTGCGAGGCCTCCAGCGCTGA
- a CDS encoding iron-sulfur cluster assembly scaffold protein has translation MLNDIYNKRIIELAGNIPRLGRLSTPDASATAHSKLCGSTVKVDLKMNGDTVTDFAHDVKACALGQASSSIMASHVVGSTASELRELRETVRKMLKENGAPPEGKWEEIKFLEPVRDYKARHASTLLTFDAVVDAIGQIEAKAKQPAAAQG, from the coding sequence ATGCTGAACGACATCTACAACAAGCGGATCATCGAACTGGCCGGGAATATTCCGCGCCTCGGACGGCTGTCGACCCCCGACGCCTCCGCCACGGCCCACTCCAAGCTGTGCGGCTCGACCGTGAAGGTCGACCTCAAGATGAACGGGGACACCGTCACCGACTTCGCCCATGACGTGAAGGCCTGCGCACTCGGACAGGCCTCCTCATCCATCATGGCAAGTCACGTGGTCGGCTCGACTGCGAGCGAACTCCGTGAGTTACGCGAAACCGTTCGCAAGATGCTGAAGGAGAACGGCGCCCCTCCTGAAGGCAAATGGGAAGAGATCAAGTTCCTCGAGCCGGTTCGCGACTACAAGGCGCGGCATGCCTCGACGCTGCTCACCTTCGACGCCGTGGTCGATGCCATCGGTCAGATCGAAGCCAAGGCGAAGCAGCCGGCGGCAGCGCAGGGCTGA